Proteins from a genomic interval of Paenibacillus sp. FSL H8-0048:
- a CDS encoding holin: MYNDALNSVLAFASVLAVFVMALVQLVKNSVNLPRNVVPAVGLAIGLLVGAAAYPFTDMNLILRLWAGGLAGLSATGLFELAFNKRSGTTKDE; encoded by the coding sequence ATGTACAATGATGCACTTAACAGTGTACTCGCTTTTGCATCCGTATTGGCGGTATTCGTCATGGCGCTGGTGCAGCTCGTCAAGAACAGCGTGAACCTTCCGCGCAACGTGGTTCCTGCGGTGGGGCTGGCCATCGGCCTGCTGGTAGGAGCGGCTGCGTATCCTTTTACAGATATGAATCTGATTCTACGTCTATGGGCCGGAGGCTTGGCCGGATTATCGGCAACGGGATTGTTTGAACTGGCGTTCAATAAGCGGAGCGGGACGACCAAAGATGAGTAG
- a CDS encoding ABC transporter ATP-binding protein: protein MNTTAHYAQGPSGPAQEQTVLEMQGVSKVIKGKAIVDSLSFKIQKGEIVGLLGPNGAGKTTTIRMMTGLIRMSGGDVLIHGHSIRKDFKQAISQIGAIIENPEFYPHMTGYDNLLQYLRMSDGAGEPRIKEVVELVGLQEAMNKKVRAYSLGMRQRLGIAQALLHSPKLLILDEPTNGLDPAGIREMRDYMRRIAEVEGIAILISSHMLAEIEQICHRAVVIQNGKLVTVTQLTEAPEARSEVALAIRVDKLEAARTVAGALQGVKVTGTDEAHSELHVQLADGDVPKVVAALSEAKVGIYRITENRQSLEEDFLKWTGGNRIA from the coding sequence ATGAATACAACTGCTCATTATGCTCAGGGACCGTCTGGTCCAGCGCAAGAACAAACCGTACTGGAAATGCAAGGTGTCAGTAAAGTGATTAAGGGTAAGGCAATTGTGGATAGTCTAAGCTTCAAGATTCAGAAAGGAGAGATTGTAGGGCTGCTGGGACCGAACGGTGCCGGCAAAACGACCACCATCCGGATGATGACCGGACTGATCCGTATGAGCGGAGGGGATGTTCTGATTCATGGGCACAGCATCCGGAAGGATTTCAAGCAGGCGATCTCACAGATCGGGGCAATTATTGAAAATCCTGAGTTCTACCCTCATATGACCGGGTACGACAACCTGCTGCAATATCTACGTATGAGTGATGGAGCAGGGGAACCGCGAATTAAGGAGGTCGTCGAGCTGGTGGGGCTGCAGGAGGCGATGAACAAGAAGGTTCGGGCTTACTCGCTTGGGATGCGCCAGCGTCTGGGAATCGCTCAGGCCTTGCTGCACTCGCCGAAGCTGCTCATTCTGGATGAACCGACCAACGGGCTGGACCCTGCCGGCATCCGGGAGATGCGCGACTATATGCGGAGAATAGCAGAGGTAGAGGGCATTGCCATTCTAATCTCCAGTCATATGCTGGCTGAGATTGAACAGATCTGCCACCGGGCGGTGGTCATTCAGAACGGCAAGCTTGTAACGGTGACACAGCTTACGGAAGCGCCGGAGGCACGGAGTGAGGTAGCGCTTGCGATCCGGGTAGATAAGCTTGAAGCTGCACGGACTGTGGCCGGAGCCTTGCAGGGCGTCAAGGTTACTGGAACGGATGAAGCTCATTCCGAGCTGCATGTACAGCTGGCAGACGGAGACGTGCCGAAGGTTGTGGCGGCGCTCAGTGAAGCCAAGGTAGGGATTTACCGGATCACTGAGAACAGGCAAAGTCTGGAAGAGGATTTCCTGAAATGGACAGGGGGCAACCGCATTGCGTAA
- a CDS encoding OsmC family protein encodes MAALQTFKASAHLQDGVQVKVASRSFEFIIDEPKSLGGTDTGMNPVEALLASLGACQSIVARVYAPKFGVNLKDFLVDVEGDIDLDGFFNRSEVRPGYSDIRYTFRIKTDSPKEQVEEFVRFLESKCPVGDTLAYPVNLKLDSIIIES; translated from the coding sequence ATGGCCGCTCTACAAACTTTTAAAGCATCTGCGCATTTGCAAGACGGAGTCCAGGTGAAAGTAGCATCCCGAAGCTTTGAGTTTATTATCGACGAGCCCAAAAGCTTGGGCGGAACCGATACCGGAATGAATCCGGTCGAAGCTTTGCTGGCCTCGCTGGGAGCATGTCAGTCTATCGTAGCCAGAGTGTATGCGCCTAAATTCGGCGTGAACCTCAAGGATTTCTTAGTGGATGTAGAAGGCGATATTGACCTGGATGGCTTTTTCAACAGGTCGGAGGTACGTCCGGGCTATTCCGACATTCGGTATACATTCCGAATCAAAACAGATTCGCCCAAAGAACAAGTTGAAGAATTTGTACGATTCCTGGAAAGCAAATGCCCAGTTGGAGATACCCTCGCATATCCGGTTAATCTCAAGCTGGACAGCATTATCATCGAAAGCTAA
- a CDS encoding GntR family transcriptional regulator has product MGIEFDNNQPIYLQIMNYIKGEIITGKLKPGDKIPSVRELAAELQINPNTVQRTFQELERETIVETRRGMGRYVTGSEETIMTVKKEMAQDVLDRFIRGMQELGFQSEDILAAVAENIHQRNQEQGE; this is encoded by the coding sequence ATGGGAATCGAATTCGATAATAACCAGCCGATTTATCTCCAGATCATGAATTACATCAAGGGAGAGATTATCACCGGTAAGCTGAAGCCTGGAGATAAGATTCCCTCTGTCCGTGAATTGGCCGCTGAACTGCAGATTAACCCGAATACCGTACAAAGAACATTTCAGGAACTGGAGCGTGAGACCATCGTGGAGACCCGCCGCGGCATGGGCAGATATGTGACCGGAAGTGAGGAGACAATTATGACCGTCAAGAAGGAGATGGCACAGGATGTGCTGGACCGTTTTATCCGCGGCATGCAGGAGCTCGGCTTCCAGAGCGAAGATATTCTGGCAGCAGTAGCGGAGAACATTCATCAGCGGAACCAGGAACAGGGGGAGTAA
- a CDS encoding glucosaminidase domain-containing protein: MASSEFITRIASFAVADMQRSRIAASLTIAQAALESGWGTSGLTQKANNLFGIKGSGPAGSLVLPTTEYRNGQAVQVTAQFRSYNNWGESIADHSALITGGVSWNPKLYSKAIGVDGKTAAREIAAAGYATDPDYAAKLIQIMDSYNLYQYDKLKEDEEMSAEDKQRIAALENELRGLKELLAGLSVSRDTLKAGIQEQGQSIKGVAERLAVIEGRAVMNVPAWAEPAVQAAAAAGLLDTPSGGSYDFYRMLTVLNRAGLLVTSEGA, encoded by the coding sequence ATGGCAAGCTCCGAATTTATCACCCGGATTGCTTCCTTCGCGGTTGCCGATATGCAGCGCAGCCGTATCGCAGCTTCGCTGACGATTGCCCAGGCGGCGCTGGAATCCGGCTGGGGAACGAGCGGCTTGACGCAGAAGGCCAATAATCTGTTCGGGATCAAGGGCAGCGGGCCTGCGGGCAGTCTGGTGCTTCCGACAACGGAATACAGGAATGGCCAAGCTGTACAGGTGACTGCCCAGTTCCGTTCCTATAATAACTGGGGAGAATCTATAGCGGACCATTCCGCACTGATTACAGGGGGAGTCTCCTGGAACCCCAAGCTGTACAGCAAGGCCATTGGAGTGGATGGCAAAACAGCCGCCCGCGAGATTGCTGCTGCTGGCTATGCAACGGACCCGGATTATGCAGCCAAGCTGATTCAGATTATGGATTCATATAACCTGTATCAATATGACAAGCTGAAGGAGGATGAAGAGATGTCGGCTGAAGATAAACAAAGAATTGCGGCGCTGGAAAACGAGCTGCGGGGGTTGAAGGAGCTGCTGGCAGGACTGTCTGTCAGCAGAGATACACTGAAGGCCGGCATTCAAGAGCAAGGCCAGTCCATTAAAGGTGTGGCGGAGCGACTGGCTGTCATTGAGGGCCGTGCAGTAATGAATGTGCCGGCCTGGGCTGAGCCCGCAGTCCAGGCGGCGGCAGCCGCCGGTCTGCTGGATACGCCGTCCGGCGGCAGCTATGATTTTTACCGGATGCTGACGGTATTGAACCGCGCCGGTCTGCTGGTTACCAGTGAGGGGGCGTAG
- a CDS encoding sulfurtransferase — protein MDSTVSKRWLLARLYEPEQIIVDCRFTLGKPQEGKERYNKEHIPGAVYLDLEHDLSAPVGGHGGRHPLPDTQVLASRLSKLGIGNHSRIVAYDDENGMNAARLWWLLRYLGHEQVFILEGGFSAWKADKYPVTDHQPIRVPSSFVANVQPQMLAGVDEVREVSEKTVNNAGAESGSDVNDADAVPTLPVLIDSRANDRYRGQNETLDKKAGHIPGAFNYFWKDTQNADGSFKSADELQEHFARLSKDAEIIVYCGSGVTACPNILALEKAGYKNVRLYAGSWSDWISFPANPIATEEE, from the coding sequence ATGGACTCTACTGTAAGCAAACGCTGGCTTCTCGCCAGACTCTATGAGCCGGAACAAATCATCGTAGACTGCCGGTTCACCTTGGGCAAGCCTCAGGAGGGCAAAGAACGTTATAATAAAGAGCATATTCCAGGCGCAGTCTACCTCGATTTGGAGCACGACCTGTCTGCTCCTGTAGGCGGGCATGGCGGACGACATCCCCTTCCCGATACGCAAGTGCTGGCATCCCGGCTCTCCAAGCTCGGCATCGGCAACCACTCACGTATTGTGGCCTACGATGATGAGAACGGCATGAATGCCGCCCGGCTGTGGTGGCTGCTGCGCTACCTCGGGCATGAGCAGGTCTTCATTCTGGAGGGCGGCTTCAGCGCCTGGAAAGCAGACAAATACCCGGTAACGGATCATCAGCCGATTCGCGTACCCAGCTCGTTCGTGGCAAATGTTCAACCGCAGATGCTGGCAGGTGTTGATGAGGTGCGGGAGGTTTCGGAGAAAACAGTTAATAATGCTGGCGCTGAGTCTGGGAGTGACGTCAACGATGCGGATGCTGTACCTACTCTTCCCGTGCTGATCGATTCCCGCGCGAATGACCGCTATCGCGGCCAGAATGAGACTCTTGATAAGAAGGCCGGCCATATCCCCGGTGCGTTCAACTACTTCTGGAAGGACACGCAGAATGCAGACGGCAGCTTCAAGAGCGCGGATGAGCTTCAGGAGCATTTCGCCCGACTGAGCAAGGATGCGGAGATCATCGTCTACTGCGGCTCCGGCGTTACCGCCTGTCCAAATATACTGGCATTGGAGAAAGCCGGGTATAAGAATGTGAGGCTGTATGCGGGGAGCTGGAGTGACTGGATATCCTTTCCGGCAAATCCTATTGCCACTGAGGAAGAGTAA
- a CDS encoding YjcZ family sporulation protein, which yields MGADCGYGGNVGGVNTCGVSPWTSTGAILVLYILLVIILSACFY from the coding sequence ATGGGTGCAGATTGCGGATACGGTGGCAATGTAGGCGGCGTGAATACGTGTGGAGTAAGCCCTTGGACATCGACAGGCGCGATTCTGGTTCTTTATATCCTGCTCGTTATTATTCTGAGTGCCTGCTTCTACTAG
- a CDS encoding sensor domain-containing diguanylate cyclase, whose protein sequence is MSLSLRTLFSTAFAVIIILLTAMLSYVIGNRSTTSVEVGIGSSLAAEANQMSEKLDQFMWSRSGEIEVLSKLDAFQEPVEPVEAGGLLDQLKKSLPVFTWVGFLDKTGNVVASTDRILQGTNISQRPVFQQALKGTFVGDVHDAVLLSKLLQSPTGEALQFVDVSVPVIDKQGQTSGVLAAHLSWEWSREVEASIVNPLKERLKGVEVFVVSKKDDTILLGPEALTGKRMSDAVLQQARSGKSSYVIEQERGRDSYLTGYAYGDGYLNYPGLGWTVIIRQPADIAFASVHQLERFILISGLLTAAVFALIGWLLATWISRPLRDITRTADQLSSGADVEIPTSTRFKDVAILSASLRGLVNNLTKTETKLSYMSDMALHDKLTGLPNRAALDEFLAHAVSKAKQKRTTLSFLYMDLDGFKKVNDSFGHAVGDALLQEVAFRLMDCTRDNEIVARLGGDEFVIILNTSAGKPMKEAEVVASRIISKINQPILIKGEELRVGCSVGAAVWTPDGGDTTLTLRLADEALYISKRSGKNRITFEAAS, encoded by the coding sequence ATGTCATTAAGTCTTCGCACTTTATTTTCAACAGCATTTGCGGTCATTATCATCCTGCTCACGGCTATGCTCAGCTATGTGATCGGCAACCGTTCCACCACTTCCGTAGAAGTCGGTATCGGCAGCTCCCTGGCCGCAGAGGCCAATCAAATGTCCGAGAAGCTGGATCAGTTCATGTGGTCACGTTCCGGTGAAATAGAAGTTTTGAGTAAGCTTGATGCTTTTCAGGAGCCTGTGGAACCAGTAGAAGCCGGCGGATTGCTGGATCAGTTGAAGAAAAGTCTGCCGGTATTCACCTGGGTGGGCTTTCTGGATAAGACAGGAAATGTAGTTGCTTCTACTGATCGGATTCTGCAAGGAACAAATATCAGCCAGAGGCCGGTCTTCCAGCAGGCGCTTAAGGGAACCTTCGTCGGGGATGTCCACGATGCGGTGTTGCTCTCTAAGCTGCTGCAGAGTCCGACGGGCGAAGCGCTGCAGTTCGTTGATGTGAGCGTGCCGGTTATAGACAAGCAAGGACAGACAAGCGGCGTGCTGGCGGCACATCTTAGCTGGGAGTGGTCACGCGAGGTCGAGGCCTCCATTGTGAATCCGCTCAAAGAACGGCTTAAAGGCGTGGAGGTGTTCGTGGTCAGCAAGAAGGATGACACCATTCTGCTGGGACCTGAAGCGCTCACCGGCAAAAGAATGTCGGATGCGGTTCTGCAGCAGGCCCGCAGCGGCAAGAGCTCCTACGTGATTGAACAGGAGCGGGGCCGTGACTCCTATCTGACGGGATACGCCTACGGCGATGGTTACTTGAACTACCCTGGCCTTGGCTGGACGGTCATTATCCGTCAGCCTGCAGACATTGCTTTTGCCTCAGTCCATCAGCTTGAACGCTTCATATTGATCAGCGGTCTGCTGACCGCAGCAGTCTTCGCACTAATCGGCTGGCTGCTGGCCACATGGATCAGTCGTCCGCTGAGGGATATCACCCGTACAGCCGACCAGCTCAGCTCCGGTGCCGATGTGGAGATCCCCACGTCTACCCGGTTCAAGGATGTGGCGATTCTGTCGGCCTCTCTGCGGGGCCTGGTGAACAACCTGACTAAGACAGAGACCAAGCTAAGCTATATGTCGGATATGGCGCTGCATGATAAGCTTACCGGCTTGCCCAACCGGGCAGCGCTGGATGAGTTTTTGGCCCATGCAGTCAGTAAGGCCAAGCAGAAGCGGACAACGCTAAGCTTTTTGTACATGGATCTGGACGGCTTCAAAAAAGTGAACGACAGCTTCGGCCATGCGGTTGGAGATGCTCTGCTGCAGGAGGTTGCCTTCCGGCTGATGGACTGTACGCGGGACAATGAGATCGTTGCCCGGCTGGGCGGGGATGAATTCGTGATTATTCTCAATACCTCGGCGGGCAAACCGATGAAGGAAGCGGAGGTAGTGGCTTCGCGGATTATCAGCAAGATCAACCAGCCGATTCTGATCAAAGGCGAGGAGCTGCGTGTGGGCTGCAGCGTAGGTGCTGCTGTATGGACTCCGGACGGCGGAGATACCACCCTGACCCTGCGGCTCGCAGACGAAGCGCTGTATATCTCCAAGCGGAGCGGGAAGAACCGGATTACCTTCGAGGCGGCATCTTAG
- a CDS encoding PilZ domain-containing protein has translation MDDSSRKEPFRYVMNQPIDCWLEIPASNSGPGAGKLTEGILLDLSRSGCKVRTSLNLRFTAGDTKLIIHFQLAEEKLQYEGSVRWGWMFGLGQYQYGVRLDLQEDEEEQLLRELELWTSGRSAQGL, from the coding sequence ATGGATGACTCCAGCAGAAAAGAACCATTCCGATATGTAATGAACCAGCCCATCGATTGCTGGCTTGAGATTCCCGCCAGTAATTCGGGACCGGGAGCGGGAAAATTGACTGAGGGTATCCTGCTTGACCTTAGCCGCTCCGGCTGTAAGGTCCGTACCTCGCTGAACCTCCGCTTCACCGCAGGGGATACTAAGCTGATTATTCATTTTCAGCTGGCGGAAGAGAAGCTACAGTACGAAGGCAGTGTCCGCTGGGGCTGGATGTTCGGTCTGGGACAATACCAGTACGGGGTAAGGCTGGACCTGCAGGAAGACGAGGAAGAACAGCTCCTGCGGGAGCTGGAGCTCTGGACCAGCGGAAGAAGCGCTCAAGGCTTATAG
- a CDS encoding phosphotransferase — protein sequence MEAIVSQVWPEWKGTLHKRSGGWNNTTYFVESGERRAVLRIYDTHKDRNKIEFEHSVLLKLAGAGLPFSTPLPIRTASGETLVQLEDSGKFACLFAYIEGESPSGQASDYYESFGEASGILSAALAEIDTGIPSVYRPYYELRTSYPLCTREALHGLVTDPPESLKELLPELTLLVEAYDNAADSLEQLQSLPHQLVHGDLNASNLLVDGADTARVTALLDFEFCTRDVRVMDAAVILSALLSHEDSERIIRDFWRGYNRRITLTPEELAAIPVLMLLRKIDVFLHFVTRYWEGTDEVNVLQQQVRELAAEVAAM from the coding sequence ATGGAGGCCATCGTGAGTCAGGTCTGGCCTGAATGGAAGGGAACATTACACAAACGGAGCGGGGGATGGAATAACACCACTTATTTCGTGGAGAGCGGGGAGCGCCGCGCGGTGCTGCGGATCTACGACACACATAAGGACAGAAACAAAATAGAATTCGAACATTCGGTTCTCCTGAAACTGGCCGGGGCCGGTCTGCCGTTCAGTACACCACTTCCGATCCGTACTGCCAGTGGAGAGACCTTGGTTCAACTCGAAGACAGCGGAAAATTCGCCTGCTTGTTCGCTTATATTGAAGGGGAGTCCCCGTCCGGACAAGCTTCAGATTACTATGAATCTTTTGGAGAAGCGTCAGGCATCTTGTCCGCTGCACTGGCTGAGATCGATACGGGCATCCCGTCCGTATACCGTCCATACTATGAGCTTCGGACCTCGTATCCGCTGTGCACCCGTGAAGCGCTGCATGGTCTGGTGACGGACCCGCCCGAGTCTCTGAAGGAGCTGCTCCCGGAGCTGACCCTATTGGTGGAGGCTTACGATAATGCGGCTGATTCGCTGGAACAACTTCAGAGCCTGCCGCATCAGCTGGTACACGGCGATCTGAATGCTTCCAACCTGCTGGTGGATGGAGCGGATACCGCCCGGGTAACGGCGCTGCTGGATTTTGAATTTTGCACAAGGGATGTACGGGTTATGGATGCGGCTGTAATCCTGTCGGCACTGCTTAGTCATGAGGACTCGGAGCGGATCATTCGTGATTTCTGGAGGGGGTATAATCGCCGGATCACGTTGACTCCCGAAGAACTGGCAGCTATTCCGGTGCTTATGCTCCTGCGTAAGATCGATGTATTCCTGCATTTTGTCACCCGCTACTGGGAAGGGACCGATGAGGTAAATGTCTTGCAGCAGCAGGTGAGGGAGCTCGCGGCAGAGGTAGCTGCGATGTAG
- a CDS encoding pentapeptide repeat-containing protein — MYQYYNETFIEHNFDYAALQDGEINGCTFERCSFRGASMEEMTSSGCRFVDCDFTGALLNASLHTDGAFTNCKFTGANLFVAKFENCKMVGSDFANAHMDGITLSGGDWAYTNLRHLNLSRQDLRGIRFTEADMQGCDLQKADLRGADLSRVQLAQCKLAGADLRDAKLEGIDLKSLDLKNVRLDVEQAVLLARSMGAKVG; from the coding sequence ATGTATCAATATTATAATGAAACGTTTATTGAGCATAATTTCGATTACGCGGCGTTGCAGGATGGAGAAATTAACGGCTGTACCTTTGAGCGCTGCTCCTTCCGGGGGGCTTCGATGGAAGAGATGACCTCCAGCGGCTGCCGGTTTGTCGATTGCGATTTCACCGGTGCCCTGCTGAATGCTTCGCTGCACACGGATGGTGCGTTCACCAACTGCAAGTTCACCGGAGCGAATCTGTTCGTGGCGAAGTTCGAGAACTGCAAGATGGTCGGATCGGATTTCGCCAACGCCCATATGGACGGAATCACATTGAGCGGAGGGGACTGGGCCTATACGAATCTGCGCCATCTGAATCTCAGCAGGCAGGATCTGCGTGGCATCCGGTTCACCGAGGCCGATATGCAGGGCTGTGATTTGCAAAAGGCGGATCTGCGCGGGGCGGATTTAAGCCGGGTTCAGCTTGCACAGTGTAAGCTTGCAGGGGCGGATCTGCGTGACGCCAAGCTGGAAGGGATCGACCTGAAGAGCCTGGATCTCAAAAACGTGCGGCTGGATGTGGAGCAAGCTGTGCTGCTGGCCCGCTCTATGGGAGCGAAGGTAGGGTAA
- a CDS encoding DHA2 family efflux MFS transporter permease subunit, translated as MKSKPGIIVSSLVIANFLGQLMQTMLNTALPRMMQDLGINEGKAQWLITIYYLIAGITVPIAGFLIGRFTTRGLFFTSAGAFAAGTLLAGGSSNFAFILIGRMIQGIGAGLLMPLFQTTILRVYPKEKIGSAMGLIGLVMGLAPALGPTLSGLVVQEHSWRILFYGILPIGIANLLLAAFCLKNVGESHKEKLDLRSILYSTIGFASLLYGVNLAGEQGASLIMAGMVTLIGILFITLFIRLQIQLTIPLLDFNLFRNRRFTSASIIGVLMFIVMVGSELLLPLYVQNVRGLTPRESGLMLLPGALLMGLTSVFAGRLYDRYGIQLILRGGYILIV; from the coding sequence ATGAAGAGTAAGCCCGGTATCATCGTTTCATCATTGGTAATTGCGAATTTTCTTGGTCAGTTGATGCAAACCATGCTGAATACGGCGTTGCCGAGAATGATGCAGGATTTAGGGATTAATGAAGGGAAGGCACAATGGCTGATTACAATATATTATCTGATTGCAGGCATAACCGTGCCTATTGCCGGATTTTTGATCGGAAGATTCACTACGAGAGGGTTATTCTTTACTTCGGCAGGCGCCTTTGCCGCTGGAACCCTTCTTGCTGGAGGCTCTTCTAACTTCGCGTTCATCCTGATAGGACGAATGATTCAAGGGATCGGTGCTGGGTTATTAATGCCGCTGTTTCAGACCACGATTTTAAGAGTCTACCCTAAGGAAAAAATAGGTTCAGCAATGGGTTTAATAGGACTCGTTATGGGGCTCGCTCCGGCATTAGGCCCGACACTGTCGGGCTTAGTTGTTCAGGAGCACTCGTGGCGGATCCTCTTTTATGGAATCCTGCCCATTGGTATTGCCAATTTACTGTTAGCTGCTTTCTGTTTAAAGAATGTGGGGGAGAGCCATAAGGAAAAGCTGGACCTGAGATCCATTTTGTACTCAACAATAGGGTTTGCTAGTCTGTTATATGGTGTGAATCTGGCTGGAGAGCAGGGAGCCTCCCTTATAATGGCAGGGATGGTTACGTTAATTGGCATTTTGTTCATAACTCTATTCATTAGGCTGCAAATACAGTTGACGATCCCGCTGCTTGATTTCAACCTGTTCCGCAACCGTAGGTTTACAAGCGCTTCAATAATAGGAGTGCTGATGTTCATAGTCATGGTCGGTAGTGAGCTGCTGCTTCCGTTGTATGTACAGAATGTCAGGGGACTTACGCCAAGAGAGTCGGGTCTGATGCTGCTGCCGGGAGCACTGCTCATGGGACTGACTAGTGTATTTGCCGGCAGGTTATATGACCGCTATGGAATTCAGCTGATTCTCCGCGGTGGTTATATCCTCATAGTATGA
- a CDS encoding ABC transporter ATP-binding protein produces the protein MDDILDIQNVSKQFGHRQALNQVSFKLGSGTITGLLGSNGSGKSTLMKLISGLAWPGSGRISILGVPVGVESKKLVSFMPDVPVTESWMNIGDALRFQQDFYPDFDQAKALRMLDFMKLRTADKVRTLSKGMNERLQLTLALSRRARLYLLDEPIGGVDPVARTKILNALMEFYEEDSSILLSTHLVTDIERIFDEVIFLKDGEIVLHRPVEELRQEHGKSVDELFREVFAEC, from the coding sequence GTGGATGATATACTTGACATTCAGAATGTGAGCAAACAGTTCGGGCACAGACAGGCGCTGAACCAGGTCTCCTTCAAGCTGGGCAGCGGCACCATTACCGGTCTTCTGGGAAGCAACGGCAGCGGCAAAAGCACACTCATGAAGCTGATTTCAGGACTCGCCTGGCCCGGCTCGGGCCGGATCTCAATTCTTGGCGTACCCGTGGGCGTCGAGAGCAAGAAGCTCGTCTCCTTCATGCCGGATGTGCCGGTCACGGAGTCATGGATGAATATTGGGGATGCGCTGAGATTTCAACAGGATTTCTACCCGGATTTCGATCAGGCCAAGGCGCTGCGGATGCTGGATTTCATGAAGCTGCGCACAGCGGATAAGGTGCGGACGTTATCCAAAGGGATGAATGAACGCCTGCAGCTGACCTTAGCCCTCTCCCGCCGGGCCAGATTATATCTGCTGGATGAGCCGATTGGCGGCGTTGATCCGGTGGCACGGACCAAGATTCTGAATGCGCTGATGGAGTTCTATGAGGAGGACAGCAGTATTCTGCTCTCCACCCATCTGGTAACGGATATTGAACGGATCTTTGATGAGGTGATTTTCCTGAAGGATGGGGAGATTGTACTGCATCGTCCGGTGGAGGAGCTTAGACAAGAGCACGGGAAAAGTGTAGATGAGCTGTTCAGAGAGGTGTTTGCCGAATGCTGA
- a CDS encoding ABC transporter permease: protein MRKFNLLVLNEWLKITKKRSNIIPYVLLLVFSLAAGYMTRTFATDMYASGADFTADSLQPRGIGQILAILVIVGTAGIVSREYSQGTIKFLLIRARSRTAILASKYVTVLLYTLSMQVVAAVALFLSGAVLFGLSGGEAGVGAILASLLYSTVYCTVYATIGFLLGILTKSTGVTIGATIFATTIDKLVISREFYKYVLFPNLNLAAYQDGGAPMQGMSLTFSIILLCIYMTLFLLAGFAVFRRRDVA, encoded by the coding sequence TTGCGTAAATTTAATCTGCTTGTGTTGAATGAATGGCTCAAAATAACTAAGAAACGCAGTAATATCATTCCTTATGTCCTCCTGCTGGTGTTCTCGCTGGCCGCGGGCTATATGACACGTACTTTTGCTACGGATATGTATGCTTCAGGGGCGGACTTTACGGCGGATTCTCTTCAGCCTAGAGGCATTGGCCAGATTCTGGCCATTCTGGTCATCGTCGGGACAGCAGGGATTGTATCCAGAGAATACAGCCAGGGCACGATCAAATTTCTGCTGATCCGTGCCCGCAGCCGCACGGCAATTCTGGCCTCCAAATATGTAACTGTACTGCTGTATACACTTAGCATGCAAGTAGTTGCAGCGGTGGCGCTGTTCCTCTCAGGCGCGGTCCTCTTCGGACTCAGCGGAGGGGAAGCGGGAGTAGGAGCGATTCTTGCTTCGCTGCTGTATTCAACTGTGTACTGTACCGTCTACGCCACGATCGGCTTCCTGCTGGGGATTCTGACGAAATCAACGGGCGTAACCATTGGGGCGACCATCTTCGCCACCACCATCGACAAGCTGGTCATTTCCCGTGAGTTCTACAAATATGTGCTGTTCCCAAATCTTAATCTCGCAGCCTACCAGGATGGCGGTGCGCCGATGCAGGGAATGAGTCTGACCTTTTCCATTATCCTGCTGTGCATCTACATGACGCTGTTTCTGCTTGCAGGCTTCGCCGTCTTCAGACGCAGGGATGTTGCTTGA